Genomic segment of Vicinamibacteria bacterium:
AAGGCTAACGCAGCCGGACCCGCAAGGCCAGCGGGGACTCTGTGAGAGAATTCGGGGGAGCGTGTGGGCGGACCCCCACTAGGAGGAGGGATTGATGAAACGGAAAGCATCCGCGGTTTGGCAGGGCGGTCTGAAGGACGGCAAGGGGACGATCAGTTCGGATAGCGGCGTGCTCGCGAAGACGCCCTACTCCTTTAGCACGCGTTTCGAAGACGGCGTAGGGACCAATCCGGAGGAGCTCATCGCCGCCGCCCACGCCGGCTGCTTCTCGATGGCGCTGTCGGGGCAAATGGGAGGGGCCGGGCTGACGGTGGGGGAGATCCGCACCACCGCCACCCTCAGCATGGACAAGCTGGAGGCGGGCTGGACAATCACGGCCATCCACCTCGACGTGGCGGTCAAGAGCCCGGGTGCCAAGGCGGATGCCTTCGCGAAGGCGGCTGAGAATGCCAAGGCAGGTTGCCCCGTCTCTCGGTTGCTGAACGCCAAGATCACGATGAACGCGAGGCTCGAAGACTGAGACGGATGCGGCGGTTGTTAGCGCTGTTCTTAGTCCTGCTCGCGAGCGAAGTGCCGGCCCAAGCCCCGGCGTCGGCGGACCCTGATCTGGCGGGGGGCGTCCAAAAAGTGAAGGAGGGCCGGCTCGAGGCGGGCGTTCAGGCCCTGGACGCCTACCTCCGTCGAACGGCGGGGCAGCCGGGCCTGGCCCGGGAACGGGCCCAGGCCTACGTTTACCTGGGTGTTTCCTATCTGGGCCTGAATCAGGAGCCCGCGGCCAAGGCGGAGTTCGCCCAGGCCCTCGCCCAGTCCCCGGACCTCAGCCTGAACCCCGGAGAGTTCCCTCCCAACGTGGTGCGTGTCTTCGAGATGGCGCGGCGAGAGAGCCTCTTTAGAGCGACGGCTCCGCCGCGGGCTTCGAGTGGCGGCTCCCACACGACCCCCCTGCTGATCGGGGCCGGTCTGGCCCTGGCCGGGGGCGCGGTGGCCATCGTCGAGCACAACAAGCACGGGGCCTCTCCCAACCTGCCCCCCACCGCCAGCTTCACGATCAGCCCGGCCGGGCAGGCCATTGCCGGTGTGACCGTCATGGCTTTCGTGGCCACGGCCAGCGATCCTGACCACGATCCCCTCACTTACACCTGGGATTTCGGGGACGGAGTCACGGCCTCCAACTCCACTCCCACCCACATCTATCGCTCCGAGGGGACCTTCCCCGTAGCTCTCACCGTCGCCGATAACCGGGGGGCTTCGGTGGCGGCGACGGGGGTCGTGGCCGCGAGGGGTCTAAGCGGTCGCTGGTTGCTCTCCCAGGGGGGTGGCCTCTTCTACGAGCGTGGCTACGACATCGTCCAGAACGGGTCCCAGCTTGCAGGCCGGCCATTCAGCGTGCCGGACAAGGGCTGCCTAGGCGACCTGACCGGCCTGGTGACTGATCCCCGCACCCTGACCTTCCAGTTCGTGGGGTGCGACAACCTATTGGTGGTGGTCAGCGGCACGGTGGCCCCCGACCTCATCTCCGTGACGGGGACCTACACCCACCCCTCGGGCCCCCCCCTGCCCATGAGCCTCACCCGGCAGTAGCCCGGACGGATCGCCGCTCCGGGATTGATCGCGAGCGGAGGCGATCCCTTCCCTTCTAACCCGTCGCCCTGGCCTCAAGAACCCCAGTCGAGGGAGAGGTCTCTCTTAAGGATGCCCTCCACGCTCACCAGCAGCCGTTTGGTCTGGCCCGGCTCGAAGGTCCCGCGCAGGCGCCGCGAGCTGTTGACGTCCCCTTCCAGCTGGACGCGTACCGTGTGCTCTCCCGGCGTCACGTCCAGGACCTGCCGCAGGCTCCCCTTGCGAATGCGCAGGGAGAGCACCTTCTTGGTGACACGGCTCTCCAATGGCTCGTCCAGAACCTGTTCGTCGTCCACCCAGACCTTGAGGTTGCCGCTCTTGAGGGAGTGCTCGAAGGTGACCTCGAGATGGCCGGGCTCGGCGGGCAGGAGGGTCGAGAGCGATATGAGGGCGGCTTGATCGCCCCGCGGCACGAAGAGGAAGACGCCGAGCGCGCCAAGGAGCAGGGCCGTTCCCCCCCCGATCAGCAGGGCCCGGCGCGCCGAGGGGTTGAGGAGAAAGGGCGCGACCGCGGACGCCCGGACGGCCGGCGTGGGGGCGGGCGGGGCCGAGGAGGTCCCCTGTGGATGGTCCACCGACTCCCGCCCGGAGGGCGGACGTTGAGAGACCGCGGTGCGCTCGCCCGGTGCGGCGTCCGGGGAGCGATGGCGGGGAGGTCGGCCGGCCAGGACGTCCTGGATATCCTCGGCGAAGGTCCGACCGTCGCCGTAGCGACGCCCGAGATCCTTGGCCAGGGACCGCATCACGACGTAATCGACCTCGGGAGGAAGGCCTTCGACAAGACGGGAGGGGGGGAGGGGTTCGTGCTGGACCACGCGGGCTAGGATCGCGGGCAGAGTCGGGCCGTCAAAAGCGCGCGTGGCCGTGAGCAGGCCGTAGAGCACGCAACCGAGGGAGAAGAGGTCGCTCCGCCCGTCCAGGGCCTCCCCCGAGGCCTGCTCCGGGGACATATAGGAGGGCGTCCCGAAGAACTCGCCGACCGTGGTGAGCTGGGATGCGGGCAGCTTGGCGATGCCGAAATCCATGATCTTGGGCTCGCCCGTGGGTAAGAGCATGATGTTGGTGGGCTTGATGTCGCGGTGGACGATGCCGTGGCTGTGCGCGTGGTGGAGAGCTTCCGCCACCCGCGCCGCGATGCGCAGGGCTTCCCGCCAGGGCATGACCCCGCCGCCCCGTTTGACCGCGGCCAGCGTCTGGCCGTCCAAAAACTCGAGTGCGATGTAGAGGGTACCGGTTGCGGGGTCCCGGCCCACATCGTGGACGGTGACGATGCCTGGATGCGAGAGCCCCGCCGCCGCGCGCGCCTCGGCCAAGAAGCGCTTTTCAAAGAGCTCCCGCCCCTCCTCGGGCACTTCGAAGGCCAAGCGCACAGTCTTCAAGGCCACCGCCCGGTTCAGGTCGGGATCCCGGGCCTTGTAGACGACCCCCATCATCCCGCGGCCGATCTCTTCCCCGAGCTCGTAGCGGCCCAGCGTTCTCAACGCGGGTTCACTCATCTTGGGACGGGCTCGATTCGCCGGGGCACGCGCCATAGTAGCCCAGGAGTAGCCCTAGGCAGCCCCGATGAGGGTCGGGGGCGAAGATGGGGCAGCGCAGTTGGCTCAGATCCACCGGAAGAGCGCGCGTCCCAATATTTTGAGGGTCAGCAGCTCCAGGCGTCCGTTCTGCGCCTCGTACTTGCGATAAATCGTCCGGAACACCTCGGCCGCTTCCGTAGCCCTGAGGGTAGTCATCAACGAGGGGGCGCCCGTTCGATAATGGACTACGGTGCGATCGATGTACCGCCACCCAAACCGCCGGATAGCACGCACGTAGAACTCGCGGTCCTCGAAGGGCGTACAGTCGGGGTCGAACCCCCCGATTTGCGCGATGTGATCTCGCCGGATCATACAGGCGGAGCAGTTCAGCACCGGATTGCAGAAGAGCATGCTCGCCAGCAGCAGCCGCCAAGACCCCAACCCGGCGCACAACCTGGCCCGCCGCCTGGATTCCGCGAACACCCGCTGATTGTGCCGGAGGTCCTCGGGATCGTCGCCGAAGGGCTCGATGCGGCCGAAGGCCACGCCTGCCTCGGGGTGGGCCTCGAGCTCCGCGGTGAGAGCGGCGTAGGCGCCCTCCGCGACGTGATCGTCGTCATCGAGGAAATGCACGAACCGGCCCCTAGCCAGCGGCCAGCCCGCATTGCGGACCAGGGCCGGGTTGCCGCCCGAGGGTTTCTTCATTGGCACGAACGTGACGCGGGGATCGGCGATCCGGGCGACCACGTCTTGAGCGGACCGCTCGGGGCTGTCATCGACGACGATGCTCTCTACCGTGACCAAGCGTTGAGCGAGCGCGCTGCTCAGGGCCTCCGCCAGCTGCCGAGGCCGCCTAAACGTCGGTGTTACGACTGAGACATCGACAACCATCCGGGTCGCCTCGTGTCCACAACGGGCTGGATGAGTCGCGCGGCGGCAGCTATAGAGGTCGGCGTCGACGGATGGCGCCGATCGCTCCCCGGGGGAGGAGCTTCGTGAGGCGGTGCCGCGTCGACCGCCCTGTGCCGCGAGTCTTGTGCATCGGCGCGGTCCCTGTCAATGTAGCGGGGCGAGGTTGAGAGGTGTTGCTCGCCTCAGTGCGGGGAGCACGATCATGAGGCAAGGGGCGCGGAAGAGGGTCCGGCAGTACCACCTTGGGGTCGGCGGGGGCGACGTCGCGCCCCATGTGATCCTCGTGGGCGATCCCGCCCGCGCCGAGATCGTGGCCGGGCGCTTCGAGAAACGGCGCGGCGAGTGGCGGCACCGGGAGTTTGTCACCATCTCCGGGGTCTACCATGGGCTGGAGATGACGGTGACCGGAACCGGCATCGGACCGGACAACATGGAGATCGCGGTCATCGAGCTGTCACAGTGCCGAAAGGACTTGACCCTCATACGCGTGGGATCCTGTGGCGCCCTACAGCGTGATATTCGCCTCGGCGATCTCGTGGTCTCCACCGCGGCCGTCCGGCTGGAGAATACGACGAGCTTCTTCGTGCCCGAGGGCTTTCCCGCCGTGGCCAGCTTCGAGGTGACCCAGGCCCTCGTCGAGGCCTGCCGACAGACGAGGGCACGCCACCACGTTGGCATCACGGCCAGCGCCCCCGGTTTCTATGGCGCCCAGTCGCGCCATGTTCCCGGCTTCCCTCCGCGGTTTGCGGACCTCCCCGGCGACCTTGGCCGTCTGGGCGTTCTCAACTTCGAAATGGAGATCAGCGCTCTGTTCACGCTGGCCAGCCTGGGGGGTCACCGCGCGGGCGCGGTGTGCGCGGTGTATGCCCAGCGGCCCCGCCGTCTGTTTGCCGACGCCCGGCAGATGAAGCAGGGCGAGGCGCGCGCCATCGAGGCGGGTCTGGCCGCGCTTGAGAGCCTGGCCCGGCGCTAGTCAGCGCCGGGCGGACCCCGTGAGCCGTTGGCGCTTCGCCTTCGGGAGCGCTCGCCGCTGGCTTCGGCCCGCTCGTCCCGCCGGGGGCACAGAGGACAGGGCGTCCCGCAAGCCGGCCAGGAGGTCGGCGAAGCGGCCGGCCACGGCTTCCTTGCGCGCGGGGCGCTCCTTGACCTCCAGCAGCAAATCCTCGAGGGTGGCGGCGGCCCGCCGAATGGGTTCAAACCCAAAGGTCGCGGACGAACCGGTGAGGCGGTGAACGAGTACGTAGGCCGCCTCGAAGGCTTCTTCGTCCCAGCCCCGGGCGGGGAGCGACGTCACCGCGTCCGCGAGGGCTTGAACCTTCTGCGGGAGCTCACGGGTGTAGGCTCGGCGGAGGACCTCCAGTTGCCGGCGGTGGGTGGGGGAAAGCCTACTCCTCATAACGGTCCCAAATCCGGCGCAAGGTCGCGGCCAATTCGGCGGGCTCGAAGGGCTTCGTGATCACGTCCAGCGAACCCAGTTGCTTGTACTGGGCGACCTCGTGGGGCTGCGCCCGGGCGGTCATGAACACGACCGGCGTTTTCGATGTCTCCGGGAGCTGGCGGAGCGCCTTCAAGGCGGTGGGGCCGTCCATGCCGGGCATCATGACGTCGAGGAGGACCAAATCGGGGTGGAATCCGGGGGCTCTATCAAGGGCGTCCCTGCCCGAGCCGCATACCTCGACCGTGAAGCCCCCGATGGCGGAGAGGGCCAGCTCGGCCACGGTCTGAATGTCGGGGTCGTCCTCGACCAAGAGGATGCGCTTGAGGGCCCCCCGCGCCATCAGGCTCGGGCTCCGTTGGGGCTCTGTTCCGTAAGGGGCAGTTCGACATAGAACGTGGTTCCTACTCCCACCTCCGTCTCGAACCCAATGTGCCCGCCCATGCGTTCCACGATGGCCTTGGAGATGTTGAGGCCCAGGCCGGTGCCTCCCTTTTCCCGGGTGGTGGATGAGTCGGCCTGGGCGAACCTCTGGAAGATCCGGGCCCGGAACTCCTCCGGGATGCCCGGGCCGCGATCGGTCACGGTGACCCGCACCACCCCCGCGTTTCGCTGGGCGGCAACGAGCACCGTCCGGTAGGATGGCGAAAACTTGGCAGCGTTGGAGAGCAAGTTGGTGATCACCTGCATGAGACGGTCGGGATCGGCCTTGATCCCGATTCGTGGCGGCACGCCGTTGAGGACGAAAGACACTCCGAACTGGGCACCGTACGCCTCATTGGCTTCGATGGCCTGCTCAAGGAAGGGACCGATCTCGACGGGGCGCAACTCAAAGGGCATCGTTCCGGATTCGATCTTCTGAAGATCGAGCACGTCGCCGATCAACCGCACCAGGCGCTGGCTGTTTCGGTGGGCCACCTCCAAGAGCTGGCGGGCCTTCTCGGGCAGCCCCGTGGTCAAGCCAGAGCTCAGGAGACCGAGGGAGGCGTGGATGGAGGTCAGCGGCGTCCGGAGCTCATGGCTGACCAAAGAGATGAACTCGTCTTTCATCCGCTCCATCTTCTTGTGCTGATCGATCTGGTCCTGGGCCACCTTGTAATCGCGGAGGATGACCTCGACTCGCCGCCGCAGCTCGTCGTTGAGGTCGCTCAGAATGGCGTTGGCCTCCTGGAAGCCACGGTGGGTCATCTCGAACGGAGCCAGGGTCTCGGCGAAGAACTCGGAGGCTTTTTTTGCGATGCGGGAGCTCTCTGTTGGCGCGAGCATCTGCAGAAGAGTCGACACCAGAGCCTCCTGGTGGAGCGCCGCTACCTCGAGGACGCCGAGGTCGCGGGCGAGCGCGTCCCGCCCGACTTGATAGGCCTGGTGAAGGGCGTCTTCGCCTCCCATCTCCAAGTAGCTCTGGAGGGCGCGGGAGTACCGAGCGGTCAGCTCTTCGAGCGTCGTCTTCACGACGGCTCCGCGGTGAAGCGGGCCACCAGAACCAGGGCGTCGTCCGTCGTCTTGCCCCATTGGCTCAAGATGCGATCGGCGAGCGGTTGGAGGGTGGCGCTCGCGGTCAGCTCGGCCGTGAAAGCCACATCCACGCCGTCAGTCGCGAACGCGAGGATGTCACCGGGGTTTACGGTGAGAACCGAAGCGGAGAGCATTGGGAGTCGATAGCCCACCACGCCGCCGCGAAGCAGCAGCGACTCTCGGGCCGGGGCTGCTCCCTGGTCCGCCCGGATCAGGACCCCCTCCACGTTGCCGATGCCCAACCAGGTGAGGCTGCTGTCCGAAGCGCTGAAAGAGGCCAGGCTCATCACGACGCCCCGCGTTTCTTGGAGGTCCCTTTGGCAGTGTCTCACCAGGGAAATCACGCTGTCTTGAGCGTGGGTGCGGAGCGATTCCACGGCGGCCCGGGCGGCGGCGGCCGCCTCCGCCCCGTGACCCAGGCCGTCCAGGACGGCCAGGAGCGTCCCCCCGGGGAAGGGCTGAACGACGTGCAGATCTCCGGACTCCTCCTCCCCCGGCCGGGGGCGGAGCGCCACGGCCCATTCCAGGCGCGTCGCGGAGCCCCCGAAGGCCCGCTCATCCTCCTTCAAGGCACCCATTTCTTGACTGAGACTGTCGTTCCCTTGCCGATCTGGGAGGCGATCTCGAAATCGTCCATCAACCGCCGGACGCCGGGAAGGCCGAGCCCAAGGCCTCTCCCCGTGGTGTAACCGTCTTGCATGGCCCTAGGCACGTCGGGGATTCCGGGACCCTCGTCCCGAGCCACGATCATGATGCCGTTCCGTCCGGCTTTTTGGGCCAGGCTCAGGCGGATCTCGCCCGTCTTGGCGTATTCAAGGATGTTACGGGCCAGCTCGGAAATACCGGTGGCGATCACCGTCAAGTCGCTACCTTCGAAGCCGAAGCGGGAGGCCAGGGCGCGGCCCTCCTGGCGAGCGGCCACGATGTCCGCCGCCGACCGGATAGGGACCGTGACCACGGATCGCCCGATGGCATCACCGGGCGCGGCTTCGTCCCCGCTAGGCATGCGGTGGGCCGGCCTTCTTCACCTGGTCGAGGTAGGCGAGCCCCTCCTCGAGGTCGAGGGCGGTGGCAACGTCCTCAAGGGTGAGGCCAAGCTGGACCATGGCAAAGGCTACCTCGGGCTGGATTCCTACGATCACCGTCTCTGCACCCCGCAGCCTGATCATGTGGGCGATGGCCCGCAGCGTGCGCACGGCGAAGGAATCCATCACGTCGAGGACCGTGACGTCTACAATCGCTCCCCGGGACCGATACCGGCCTACCTGCTGCACGAGGTCATCACGGAGCTGGAGCAGGTCCTCATCGCTGAGGGCCGACTGAATGGAAGCGATGAGGTAGTCTCGCTGTTTAAGGATCGGTACCCGCATGGTGGGGGCTCAGGGCCTCGGGGGTTCTACTGCCGCCGCCTCTCCGGTCATGATCACCTTGTAGCCGAGCAGGCGTTCGGCTTCCTCGATACCTCCCTGCAGGTCGCCCACGGCGTTGATCTTCCCGAGGTCCACGCCGATGGTGACTAGGGTCTGGGCGATCTCGGAGGAGAGACCGGTCACGATGACGTTCGCACCCATCAGCCGGGAGGCATCCACGGTCTGGACCAAGTGGTTGGCGACCGAAGCGTCCACGGAGGGCACCCCCGTGATGTCCACCACGACCACCTTCGCCCGGTTGGCCCGGATGCCCCGGAGGAGTTGCTCCGTGAGCTGCCGCGCCCGCTGGGGGTCGATTACACCGATGATAGGCAGGATGAGGAGGCGGTCTCGGACCTGGAGGACGGGAGTGGAGAGCTCACGGATGGCTTCTTGCTGCTGGCGGATGATGCGCTCGCGCTCTTGGACGAAGCCGACGGCCACGGTGTTGGCGATGCGGTTGGCGGCGGGCTCGTAGGCGTCTAACACCGCATTGAGCAGCGCGAAATCCCCCTGGTACTTCTTGAAGAGCGAGCGGGCGAGAACGTCTCGAAGTAAGAGGACGATCCCCAGCACCTCGTGGGTCTCTACTCCTCGGGGGATGATGCGCTCGGAGAGGTTCCGCGCGTAGGCCTGGAGGGCCTCTACGCTTCCCGTCTCGAGCACCTCGACGTAGTTGTCGTACACCGAGGTGGCCTCCGCGAAGATTTCCTCGCGGGTCATGGCGGTGAGGAGCTTAGATTCCGTGATGCGGCGGGCCCACTCCTCACGCAGCTGGGTGCGGTTCTCGCGGAGGTGGGCCACCAGCTCGCGAAGCAACGCGGCAGTTGACTCGGGCTTGGGCTGGCTGGAGTCCAAGTTGCCCTTCCTTTCTCTGTCCTTCCGATCGTTCATTTGTGGCCTCGCTACTTGCCCCCCGGAGAAGGCGGGGCGACCCTACTGGAACGGGAGGACCGGCAGCGCCCCGGCCCGCGCCATGCGACCGAGGCGCTCGCCACACGGGAGCACCCTCGCAGCGTATCGCCGGAAAGGCTCTGCCGCAGGCTATCCCCCCCCTGGCTTCCGGTCAAGGCGCGTACCCGCCTCCTCGAGGAGCTATGGCTGGTAGACAAAGCGTCGTGCGGTCTTCACGCAAGACCCGTGCCGAGGAGGCGTCGTCTCCTACTGTACGCTCCGCTCAGGGTTTCCCCGAGGAAGGCGCGCGACATTCCCCCGTGACCTGGCAAAGCACTCCCCATAAGTGGCATCGCCATTCCACCCCTTTTCGACGCCCGCTCCCAGGGAGGATGCCAAACCCGGCCAATGTAAGCCCAGCCGTGCGGTCCGCCTTCAAGTGACGCCGGGCACAGCATTTGCACACCTTTGCGACCGGTCTGGGCCGGACGCCCGGGGGGACCGGGCTAACCCCGGAGAAGGGAAAGCGAGTTCACGATGCCAGTTGGCGTCCTACTTGCCGATGATCACACGATCGTTCGTCAAGCGGTCAGGCTCCTCTTGGAGCGTGAAGGCTTCCAAGTCGTGGGAGAGGCCGGGGACGGCCACCAGGCCGTGCGTCTGGCGAGGCAACTCCAGCCGGACGTGGCCGTGCTCGACCTCGTGATGCCGCTGCTCAATGGAGTCGACGCTGCTCGTGAGATCCAGCAGGCGTCACCACGCACGCGCACGATCCTGCTAACCGGTCGCACGGATGACGATAGCGTGCTGAAGGCCCTCCACGCCGGGATCAAAGGTTGTGTCCTCAAGTCTCACGACGGTCCAACCCTAGGCCACGCCATCCGAGAGGTGGCACGTGGACATCTCTATCTGGACCCGAGTGTCTCGAGCACCGTGGTTGGGGCCTATCTCTCGGCGACCGGACCCACCAAGGATCCGCTCACGCCTCGAGAAAGGCAGGTCTTGCAGCTCATCGCGGAGGGCAAGAAGACGCGCGAGGTGGCGGAGCTCCTTTGCGTGAGCATCAAGACCGCTGAGTCCCACCGGGCCCGGATCATGAGTAAGCTGCAGATTCGCGAAACGGCCGGGCTCGTTCGCTATGCGATCCGCCGTGGCCTCGCGGAGCTGTGAGGCATGGCCTCCAAAGAACCGAGGATCACACGTACAAGCGGGTTGGGTGAGGTTAGAGAAGCTCTGAGCGTCGTCGAGGCCGAGATCGTGGGCGCCTTGCGCCAGCTCAAGAGGCTGGAGAGAGAGCGCGAGTCCGCCAGTTCTCCTGAGGAGCAGGCGGCGATCGTGCATTTAGGCGAGGCCCTCCACGAGATTCAGCAGGCCCGTGCGCATTGTCGGTTGGAGGAGGAAATCCGGGAGACCGCGCCTCTCCTCCGCCGCTTGTCGGTGCCCAGCATCGAGGCGAGCTGAGACGGGCGGCGCGCCAAGTCGGCGCAGCCCGCGGCGCCAAGGCCTCTCAGGCCGGGAATTTCAGGGTTTCCCCGAGACCGATTTCGCGTCCCTCCCGATTGCCCAGGTTGCGAACCGGGACTAGCTTTAGGGCTTAGTAGGCCCGGTCGTGCGGCCGTCGGGCCGTGGCCAAGGCAGCAGATGAATCCTATGACGCTTCAGACGATTCAAACCGCGGGGCCCGCGGTTCGTACGGTTGGATGTCCTCGCCGCAGGCAGGCTCACCGCATCCGGCTCTCTTGCCTCGGGAGGCGCGTCCTGCCCGGGGTCTAGGGAAACGGCACGCGGGGCGTCACGCGGATTGGAAGCGAGAGGCCGCGGGGCAGGCCGGGAGCGATCGAACCGGAACGGCAAGCGTGCGGTCTAGGCCCCGAACGGGAGGTTGGCGTATGGCGACCAGGTGGCAATGGATTTTGGGGGTAGGGGCCAGGGAGATCCGGATGTCCCCAGGGCTTGCACCAGGGGCGAAGGGACTTAGGAGCTAGGAAACGAAAGGTCGACATGGCGACAACCGTCCTCATCGTGGATGACAAAGCCGACTTCCGGGAGCTGGTCAGGAGAGTCCTGGGAGGGGCGGTGGAGGTTCTGGGCGAGGCGACGGACGGAGAGGAAGCGGTGCAGCAGGCGGCAAGGCTGGCGCCGGATGTCGTGCTCATGGATCTCGACATCTCGGGACTCGACGCGATCGGGGCCGCCCGGAGGATAAAGGCGGACCGCCCGGCAACAAAGATGATCCTGCTCACGGCCCACGACGAGGAGGCCTATCTGGCCTTCACGGGCAAGACCGGGGCCGACGCGTTGCTCCGCAAGCAGGATGTCAAGACCCAGCTCGTGGCCAGGATCCGCGCCATTACCGGTCAGGGGGCAAGGCCACAGTGGGACGGCCAGGAGAGGCGGGGCAAGGGACTGGGTACGCCCTCTGCCTGGAACGGGTGGGATCGGCGGAGGAAAGCGTGGCCAAAGAAGCTTGGCGGCGGCTCTCCTTCCGATGCGGAAGGACCCTGAGGACCCGCTGAGGTGAGGCCGGGGGGAAAAGCCTATGCGCGCCATGTGCGGGATCGGGCAGGTGGGTGGGGGCGACGAGGGACCGCTTCTCGGGCGCGGCTCGCTCCGGCCGCTGGCCAGGACGAAGAGATCCCAGACCGAGTCGACGATGTCACTCGTCTCCCGAGGCGGTCCGAGCTTCTACTCCCAGTCGTCGTCGCCATGACTTCAAATCGTGGTCGATCGCCCTGCCGCGCTGCGGCGCTGCGACATAGATCAGCCCAGAAGCCTAGCGACGAGCGTGACGGAAGAGTAGCCGCCCGCAAGCGCCCCGCGCAGGCTTCCCTCCCGCGGTTGACGTCGTGGTCGAGTCGGTTTCATTGCCCGCCGCAAAATGGGGCGAGCAGAAACTAGGAGGGGCGGGGCCTTCGGAATCCTGGGGGTGCGGTCTTGACGGGCCAGCCTGCCATGGCGTTCGCAGCGGTCAAGGGCTAGAGCACGGTGGGGAGGAGAGAGCCGGGAGGGCCTGCCGTCTTCGGCGGTCCTCCAGGCGGCAACATGAAGACCCTCGTCTTCGAGACCGACGACCTGAACCGGCGGCGGCTTGAGGCCGGGATCCGCGCCCGTGGCCACAGCGTCACTTCCTACCTCGACGCGGACGCCGCCTGGGAGGCCTACGCGGCCGAAGGCCATCCCCTGCTGATCATAGACGGCGTTGAGCCCCACGGGCTTACCCTC
This window contains:
- a CDS encoding STAS domain-containing protein, with amino-acid sequence MNDRKDRERKGNLDSSQPKPESTAALLRELVAHLRENRTQLREEWARRITESKLLTAMTREEIFAEATSVYDNYVEVLETGSVEALQAYARNLSERIIPRGVETHEVLGIVLLLRDVLARSLFKKYQGDFALLNAVLDAYEPAANRIANTVAVGFVQERERIIRQQQEAIRELSTPVLQVRDRLLILPIIGVIDPQRARQLTEQLLRGIRANRAKVVVVDITGVPSVDASVANHLVQTVDASRLMGANVIVTGLSSEIAQTLVTIGVDLGKINAVGDLQGGIEEAERLLGYKVIMTGEAAAVEPPRP
- a CDS encoding response regulator transcription factor, which translates into the protein MPVGVLLADDHTIVRQAVRLLLEREGFQVVGEAGDGHQAVRLARQLQPDVAVLDLVMPLLNGVDAAREIQQASPRTRTILLTGRTDDDSVLKALHAGIKGCVLKSHDGPTLGHAIREVARGHLYLDPSVSSTVVGAYLSATGPTKDPLTPRERQVLQLIAEGKKTREVAELLCVSIKTAESHRARIMSKLQIRETAGLVRYAIRRGLAEL
- a CDS encoding response regulator transcription factor, with amino-acid sequence MATTVLIVDDKADFRELVRRVLGGAVEVLGEATDGEEAVQQAARLAPDVVLMDLDISGLDAIGAARRIKADRPATKMILLTAHDEEAYLAFTGKTGADALLRKQDVKTQLVARIRAITGQGARPQWDGQERRGKGLGTPSAWNGWDRRRKAWPKKLGGGSPSDAEGP